From Methylococcus capsulatus:
AAAAGCGCAGGCCGTGGGGCGCCCCGGTCTGCACGAAGGGTTCACCGCTTTGCTGCGATCTGACCGGCTATTCTGTCATTTCGACCCGAGTCGGGGCAAGGCGCGCGTTGGTCCCGCCGGTCGGCCTCGGCGCCGGGTTTCACAATGCGACGTCGACACCGACCGTGCAGAGCAGGCCGGGAATCCAGCGAGTAGTGCCGATGTTGTATTTTTTGACCGGCAGGGTCCGGTCGAAGTTCGCCGCGCTGGAGGGCTGGCTGCCGGAATTGAACGCCGTGCTGCCCCGCCATTCTGTCCAATACAGAGGCCGCGATGCAGGAGACTGACAGCAGGGCGAGAGCGGGTCGAAACGGCGGCGTGGCCCGGCTTTAGGCGTCAGAAGGCGAGGGCGAGTCCTATCGAGCTGATCAGGGAAGGGGAGTTCCGCGTGGTGCCGGCGGCACTCTGCGCCCACATCGCACAACGGCTGTTGACCGTCCAGATCAGGCCGGCACCGACGGCATCCTGGGTCAGATCGTCGGCCACGGGAGCCTGGACGTCGGGGAGCCGCGGCAGGGTCATGGCATTGTAGTAGCCATGGATGAAGGCGGCGAAATCCTTGTCGAAGAGGTCACGCTGCAAGGCCCACTGGAATACGAATTCCCATTCGTTCTGCCCCGGTGTTTGTTGGGTGCGCGTCACACCCAGGTTGTATTCGAGGTCGATGTCGAACGGCAGCGACTGGTCGAAATTGAAGCTGATCGAAGGCTGGGTGCCCGAATCGAAAGGTGCAGAGCCCAGCCACTGGGTCTGGAGGTAGGCTTCGACCCCCAGAGCCGGCAGGAAATACTCCGGCTTTTCCAGCCAGACATTGATCTTGGTGTCGAAAGCGATGGGTGCAAAGCCCCAGGCGGCATTACTGCCGCCCTGCCAGGCGACGCCATTGCCGAACAGACGCAGCTCGATGTCGTCGGTCAGGCCGTAGCGCAGCAGGAATTCTGTGTTGTACTGCGCCGGGCTCGACTGGGAAGTGCCGTAATAGGTGAACGGCACGAATTCCACATAGGCGCGCCCGGCCGGAAGGGTGAATGCGCTGTTGGGGAAGTTGGCCAAGTCCGGGCCGGGGTTGCCAATGTCGGCTTGCGAGCGCCATTTCTCGACGTTTTCGGGCAACCGGGCGCGGGAGCGGTTGTAGCGGCCTTTGAAAAACGCTTCGGTTACTACTTCAGCGCGTTGGCTGCCGTAAGTCTCGAAGGGTTCGTAAGAGGGAGGGTGGGCAAAAGCCGCTGGCGCTTCGGCATCGGCAGGAGCGGTATTCCCTTGCCGTGTTTTCGTTCCCGGGTCGGCGTTTCGCAGGTGGGCTTCCATCACCGCCACGCGTTGCTTGGCGAAGGCACGGAATGCCTGCCACGAAGGCGCGAAGGTCGGATCGGCAGCGGACCCGGTCACTGTCTTGGCCCCGGGGGCTGCCGTGGCCACGGTCACCGCGCCGGTCTGCGCTTTGGGAGGCGGGTTTCCGGAAGCGACACATCCCGCTGCCAGAGTGGCGGTCAACGCGAGTCCGGCGGCTCCGATGGACGACATCAGATGGTTCCGCACGAGGTTTACTTGATCAGGGGAATGCGTTCGGCGATTTCGGCATTGACCGCCGCCTGGATCTTGGCTTCAATCTGGTAATAACGGGCTGCCTTCTTGTCCGAGATCGCTGTTGCAAATTTCGGGAAAAACGCTCTTAGCAGGCGGTAACGGTCTTCTTCGAGGCTGATGTGCCCCAACACGATTGTTTTCGCAAGTT
This genomic window contains:
- a CDS encoding transporter, which gives rise to MSSIGAAGLALTATLAAGCVASGNPPPKAQTGAVTVATAAPGAKTVTGSAADPTFAPSWQAFRAFAKQRVAVMEAHLRNADPGTKTRQGNTAPADAEAPAAFAHPPSYEPFETYGSQRAEVVTEAFFKGRYNRSRARLPENVEKWRSQADIGNPGPDLANFPNSAFTLPAGRAYVEFVPFTYYGTSQSSPAQYNTEFLLRYGLTDDIELRLFGNGVAWQGGSNAAWGFAPIAFDTKINVWLEKPEYFLPALGVEAYLQTQWLGSAPFDSGTQPSISFNFDQSLPFDIDLEYNLGVTRTQQTPGQNEWEFVFQWALQRDLFDKDFAAFIHGYYNAMTLPRLPDVQAPVADDLTQDAVGAGLIWTVNSRCAMWAQSAAGTTRNSPSLISSIGLALAF